A single Larimichthys crocea isolate SSNF chromosome VIII, L_crocea_2.0, whole genome shotgun sequence DNA region contains:
- the cln6a gene encoding ceroid-lipofuscinosis neuronal protein 6a, producing the protein MQSVRKRRGNDTHTTTQHSTPGGLKENVPQKKTQHFHSDLWFCLTLQNWILDFGRPIVMIILPLEWFPLNMPSAGDYFHMAYNVITPFLMLKLIERSPRALSRSVVYLCIITFVMGASIHLVGDSINHRLILSGYQLHLSVRENPIIKDLKPASLIDSFELLYYYDEQLGHLMWYIPFFIILFIYFTGCFTKAKEQRIPVSGWLLLGPSALYYWYLVTEGQITELFLLTSLAMVAMVIYQQRKGLTPDSNGLFLLCSFCVTALLVVLWVVYLWNDPVLRNKYPGLIYVPEPWSYYTLHVKKNG; encoded by the exons ATGCAGAGTGTACGAAAACGTCGAGGCAACGATACACACACGACAACACAACATAG CACTCCTGGTGGTTTGAAGGAAAATGTGCCACAGAAGAAAACCCAGCActtccactctgacctgtggtTCTGTCTGACTCTGCAGAACTGGATACTGGACTTTGGACGCCCTATTGTCATG ATCATCCTTCCTCTGGAGTGGTTTCCCCTGAACATGCCAAGTGCTGGAGATTATTTCCACATGGCGTACAATGTCATAACACCATTCCTAATGCTCAAG CTGATTGAGCGCAGTCCCAGGGCGCTCTCTCGCTCGGTGGTCTACCTCTGCATCATCACTTTCGTCATGGGAGCCAGCATCCACCTGGTGGGAGACTCCATCAACCACCGGCTTATCCTGAGTGGTTACCAGctccacctgtcagtcaggGAGAACCCCATCATCAAAGACCTCAAACCTGCCTCACTG ATTGACTCCTTTGAGCTGCTCTATTATTATGATGAACAGCTGGGACACCTAATGTG GTATATTCCTTTCTTCATCATTCTGTTCATCTATTTCACCGGCTGCTTCACCAAGGCCAAAGAACAGAGGATTCCAGTGTCAGGTTGGCTGTTGCTGGGTCCTAGCGCTCTTTATTATTG gtACTTGGTCACCGAGGGACAAATCACAgaactcttcctcctcacctccctggccatggttgccatggtgatatATCAACAACGTAAAGGCCTGACTCCAGACAGCAATGGCCTGTTCCTGTTATGCAGTTTCTGTGTTACTGCACTCCTGGTGGTCCTGTGGGTGGTCTATCTGTGGAACGACCCAGTGCTACGCAACAAGTACCCCGGACTCATTTATGTGCCAGAACCATGGTCCTACTACACCTTGCATGTCAAGAAGAACGGCTGA